CTTGCAAACCGTTGGCTTGGCCTGCTGGGCCACCGGCGCCGACTTGGCGCCCTCGCCTCACCGAAACCTCGGCTCAGGCAGGATGTCCGGATCCAACGCCGCTCGTGACGGCGATGGGTTTGCTTTCAGCTTGACGGTCGTTTCGCCCCAGCGACGGCAATCGAGCGTCGTGTACTTGATCCACTGGCGCAGCAACACGCTGTGCCGAAACCGCCGCCGCAGGGCGAGACCAAAGTATCCCGTCTTGGTGTTGTAAAAGCCCGGCGAGCGGCCTCGCGCTCTGCCATGCCCGTGGATCAGGCAGAGGCGATCGGCGCCCGTCTCCCACGCTTGCTGAACGATCTTCGTCAGCACGTCGCCCACGATATCGTCTGGATGATGGCCGTGGAGATCGATGTTCATTGTCTTACGGCTTCCGGGCCGCCACGGCCAAAATTCCGATATGCACGGCGGCGATGATGATCGAGGCAAGCAAGAGTCCGATCTCCGGGCCGTGGACCCTCTCCGGCGTATAAGTCATGGCGAAATAGATCAGAAGCCGCACCATCAGGGCCAGCGCCACCATTCCCCACATCGCGACACGCTTCGGTGCGTACCAGGTCGGCTTTCCGTCAAAGCCCCATTGCATGGCAATCCGCCCGCCGACCTTCGGCGCGAAATAGAGATTGGCCCCGATCATGACGGCGAGCGCGGCGAGGAAAGCCAGGTCGGCTGCGAGCATTCAGGGTCTCCGGCGTACCGTTTCAAACTCCGCATGCCCCGGAATCGGATATTTACCGATGGAACCAACAGAGTTTACGACATCTTAACGACTTGATTCGCATTCTCCGCAAAACGGAGAATGCGATGCGCGCCTATCAGCTTCCGGTTGAAGAGCCCTGCCCCGTTCCCGAACCCCTCCTGGGGGACCTTTATCGCGCGAACCCCGAAGGGCTCGCCACATTGGTCCGGACCATACCCGCCACCAGCCGGGCGCTGCTCGCGCTCTATTGCTTCAAGCGGGTGCACTTGAAATCCATCGCGCTTGCGCTCGCCGAAACCTGCAGCAAGGACGATCTCATCGTTCATGGCGGCGACTACGGTGCCGACCTCTACGAACGCGCGCGGCGTGCACCGCCGGTCGTCGAACAGCGCCCGAAGATCAGCCTGTCGCGCGGCGCGCTGATGAAGGTCGTGGTCGATCAGGATCTGATCTGACCCAATCCGGATTTTCAGGATTTCGCCTGCGTTATTCCGCAGCGATCGATTGCGTGCGCCGGCCGACTGGCGTGATGGTCCAATCCCACCACGCGAATTCGAGCCGGAAGTTCCAGCCTTCGAGCACACAGCCATAGGCAGTGCCATCTGGCCCGCGCGGAAATTTCCGGTCGCTCGGGCCGCTCAGCGTTCCAACGAAGCTGTACTTGCCGTTGCGGACGCGCACGCGCCGCCCGAGCAGCGCCGCCACCTCATCGTCTTCGAGCGAATGCACGACTTAAACCTGCACCGTCAGCCTTTCAGCTTCAGCGGTACTATGTGAAGGAAATAAATCCAGCGGAGCGTGATGCTAACGCTAACAGGCAGCGTTAATTGCATCGCGTGTGCCAAGGTGCGCGTGTACCCCAGCGTGAGCGCGACAGCTTGATGGCGCTCGCCGGAACGTGATCGGCACCCTGCCGCTGTTTGAGCGGAACGATGCGGAAGCCCACCTGTTGACCCCATGTCCAACAGGAGCAGCCCATGAAGAAAGCTTTGATGGTCACAGCGATCGTGCTGGCGAGCTCGGCCGGCGCATTGGCGGCAGGCGCGTCACAACAGCCGGGCGAACGCGGCGTCCAGCAGAACAAGCATCACACGAACGGTGCCGGGACCAGATCGATGAACCGCGGCACCTCCGCCAATGGCGGTGTCGGCACCGGCGGCGTCACCACCGGCAGCGGTCGAACCGGCGATCCATCCAACACCAGCCTGGACCGTTCGGGCCGCTCGGGCACCAGCGCCTCGCCGGGCGCGAACGGCATGGATTCCCGCTGATCTGAGCGGGACGGCGCAGAGCGAACAGAAAACCAACAGCCCGCCAATTGCCGGCGGGCTGTTTTTGCCGGCTCGCCATCACGTGTTGAAATAGTTCCTGACCGTCCGGCGATCGGCATCGTCCCAGGTCGGCATGATCAATGTACGGCGCAGGCTCGCCTCAAACTTGCCGCGTGCCGGCTTGAGCTGCGCCACCACCACGACCGGCTCGCAAGCGAATGCGGCGTGGATCGCGCAACAAATCGTCTGATGCAGCGTCCGCATCAGCACCTCGAGCTCATGACCGATCCATTGCGACGACAACGCCTCGTGCAAATCGTTCAATCCGTCGACCACCAGCCCGTCGCCGGTGTTACGCACCGGCAGCCGCAGCACGCCGGGCCATTCGGCGATCACCGTGAGATAGAGTTCGTCGAACGTCGGCAGGCAAGCTTTCACATTCATGCTGTAACTCTAGAAGACGCTCTCGGACGGCGATGTGACCGGCAACACAGTGCCCCCGCGATCTCCCCAAAAACTCCATGGCGGCGTCACTGTCATTCGCCGTCCCTGGATCGAGAAATGCATTCCTGCAACCGTCCGCGGTGCCCGGGGCACTCCTCCGCCCGCGCGGTTGCCCTTAACATCATGTGTGCCGGCCTAAGGAAGGCGTAGACGCCGGGCGCAGGCAGTGATGAAATACCAAGGGATCACTGGAATCGCATGATCCGCCGATCGGACGTTTTCTTCATCATCCTGGTTGTGGTCGTCGCCGCCATGTTGTCGTTGCACATGGCGGTGATTGTCGTTGCATTGCTGGGCGCCTTCGCCTGCGGTTCGGTCTACGTCTTCGCCGGGATGATCCCGTCGCGCACCGAAGGCTTCGGCACCCGGGTGTTCGTTTCGATGTTTCTTGCGGTCGTGGCGGCGTCAATCGTTCTGATCGTGCCTGGCACGTTGGGCCTCACGCGCCCCAGCCTGGAAAAGCCGGTGCTGACGATTGCAATACTGCTGCCGCTCGCCGCCTTCTGCTTTGAGATCCTGCGAACGCCCGGCCTGTTCGCAGGCGTCATGCGGTGGCTTGCCCGACGGTAAGCACTCGTTGCCGAACAGCAATACCACCAATAAGAAAGGTCGGCGCAATGCCGACCTTTCTGCAAATCCGGATTGGAATACCTCTAATTTTATTCTTTGATGCGAAAGCTTTCCTTCTTGAGTTTGGTCCCTTTCATTTCCTCTTTCATCCAGCGCGGCAGTGCCCCGCGACCGGACCAGACCAGACTCGGATCCTGCTTGCTGCGAAACTGCGGCGCGACCTTGCGGCCTTTGCGCTTTCTGCCGCTGCCGCGTGTGGGTTTATCACCGGTTAATTTGGAAAGCTGCTTGCGAAGGTCTTCGGCACGACTCGAAATAGCCTCGGCCACTTCATCGCGAAGTTTGAAAAGGGCTTCCACCGACATCGAGGCGAGACTTTGTTTAGCCATACCAATCTCCTGGGAAAGCGCGGGTTTTCGCAGAAATCACGCCAAAGGCAAGCACGCCAAAGTGGTATGCATTGATAGCACACGGACTGAAAGACATTAGGCGGGGATTTCCTTGCACAATGTGCGGCCGATCCGTGCGGAAATTAAGGGCACGGGTATTGTCGGCCCGCAATCTCGTACATCGCTGCGATACCTGAGGCGAAAGCTCAAAGTTTGACGCCATGCTTTCGAATTCTCGAACGAGATGTTCGATGGGCGACTATGCCCGAAAAATAGTAAGTCCCAAAACCAACAAGACCAGAAAGATCACCACGAAGATGTAAAAGAGAATGCGCGCAATATCTGCACTTGCGGCCGCGATACCGGTGAAGCCGAACAACGCGGCCACGAGAGAGATCACCAGGAATATCAGCGCCCATTTCAGAAGCGACATGAAGTTTGTCCTCGCACATTCGACCGAACAACAATGCAATGATGCTTTGG
The Rhodoplanes sp. Z2-YC6860 genome window above contains:
- a CDS encoding H-NS family nucleoid-associated regulatory protein, which gives rise to MAKQSLASMSVEALFKLRDEVAEAISSRAEDLRKQLSKLTGDKPTRGSGRKRKGRKVAPQFRSKQDPSLVWSGRGALPRWMKEEMKGTKLKKESFRIKE
- a CDS encoding DUF1648 domain-containing protein; translation: MLAADLAFLAALAVMIGANLYFAPKVGGRIAMQWGFDGKPTWYAPKRVAMWGMVALALMVRLLIYFAMTYTPERVHGPEIGLLLASIIIAAVHIGILAVAARKP
- a CDS encoding Smr/MutS family protein — its product is MNIDLHGHHPDDIVGDVLTKIVQQAWETGADRLCLIHGHGRARGRSPGFYNTKTGYFGLALRRRFRHSVLLRQWIKYTTLDCRRWGETTVKLKANPSPSRAALDPDILPEPRFR
- a CDS encoding DUF1328 domain-containing protein produces the protein MSLLKWALIFLVISLVAALFGFTGIAAASADIARILFYIFVVIFLVLLVLGLTIFRA